The Mucilaginibacter mallensis genome has a segment encoding these proteins:
- a CDS encoding glycosyl hydrolase family 28 protein: MNRAALLILIFLIFSPHVFSQLKIYKAPDGMALNDDFSVKVRQPGKGWQPLPIYMARVAGNVGVDGRMHNENTSFCYFDFSGVVEVMATYNKGIVKNARVRPFLGADSAKISGNVISFKLMRPRNLSIEVNGDIFHNLQLFANSLAKYHVNPNDTRVMYFGPGIHQIDTVTLKSNTTVYIDGGAVLRGSFKIDHANNVKILGHGIIEHSPMSVEISYSRNVTIDGPIVLNPRHYTTTIGQSDSIFVRNIKSFSSEGWGDGIDIFCSSHVTLENLFMRNSDDCIAIYGHRWKWFGNTTNITVSNAILWADVAHPILIGTHGDTLHPDTLGDMKFTNIDIMEQNENQINYQGCIALNAGDNNLIRNIRFENIRIDDFKKGQFVNLRVMYNRKYNTSPGRGIENIYFKNVTYTGIHANTAIISGYNEDRKIQNIVFENLILNGKVISDTMPDKPGFYKTTDMANIFEGEHVEGLRFISTEK, from the coding sequence ATGAATAGAGCTGCACTTCTTATTTTAATTTTTCTGATTTTTTCTCCGCATGTTTTTTCGCAATTAAAAATCTACAAAGCCCCCGATGGCATGGCCTTAAATGATGATTTTTCAGTTAAAGTAAGACAACCGGGCAAGGGTTGGCAACCACTTCCAATTTATATGGCCAGGGTTGCTGGCAATGTAGGGGTTGATGGCAGGATGCATAACGAAAATACTTCATTTTGTTATTTCGACTTTTCAGGCGTAGTTGAAGTTATGGCAACCTATAATAAAGGAATAGTGAAAAATGCCCGGGTAAGGCCGTTTTTAGGCGCCGATTCTGCAAAAATATCCGGCAATGTTATTTCATTTAAATTAATGCGACCACGAAATCTTTCTATAGAAGTGAACGGCGATATCTTTCATAATCTGCAGCTATTTGCAAATAGTTTGGCAAAGTATCACGTTAATCCCAATGATACCCGTGTAATGTATTTTGGCCCCGGTATACACCAAATAGATACGGTAACTCTTAAGTCAAATACAACTGTGTATATAGATGGCGGAGCTGTGTTAAGAGGTAGTTTCAAAATAGATCATGCTAATAATGTAAAAATTCTTGGACATGGAATAATAGAACACTCGCCGATGTCGGTGGAAATAAGTTATAGCAGAAACGTCACTATTGATGGACCAATTGTATTAAACCCCAGGCACTATACAACAACTATAGGCCAATCAGACAGCATTTTTGTAAGAAACATTAAATCTTTCAGCAGTGAGGGGTGGGGTGATGGCATCGATATTTTTTGCAGTTCGCACGTAACACTTGAAAACTTGTTTATGCGAAACTCTGATGATTGCATAGCAATATATGGGCATCGCTGGAAATGGTTTGGTAACACAACGAACATAACTGTATCAAATGCTATTCTTTGGGCCGATGTTGCTCATCCAATATTGATTGGCACCCATGGCGACACATTACATCCGGATACATTAGGCGATATGAAGTTTACTAATATTGATATCATGGAACAAAATGAAAATCAGATCAACTATCAGGGTTGTATCGCCTTAAACGCAGGGGATAATAATTTGATCAGGAATATCCGCTTTGAAAATATCAGGATAGATGATTTCAAAAAAGGGCAGTTTGTAAATCTCCGCGTAATGTATAACCGGAAATATAATACATCCCCGGGCAGAGGCATAGAAAATATATATTTTAAAAATGTTACCTATACCGGTATACATGCTAACACTGCAATAATTTCGGGCTATAACGAGGATAGGAAAATACAGAATATAGTATTCGAAAATTTGATTTTAAACGGAAAGGTAATTTCAGACACCATGCCGGATAAACCCGGCTTTTATAAAACCACCGATATGGCCAACATTTTTGAAGGCGAACATGTAGAGGGGCTTCGTTTTATTTCAACGGAAAAGTAA
- a CDS encoding family 43 glycosylhydrolase: MAQSKNDTIKPTEVWPDKQGNHIQAHGGGIIKVGSNYYWYGEERKKGLDTNYRYVSCYTSKDLVNWTFKNDVQIAKPDSVLVHWVIERPKVYYNKQTKKYVMYMHVDGGVKDPVTGKIAGGYAYARVGVATSNKPTGPFKLIKTFRPLGHESRDIGQFIDDDGTAYLVFEDRPFGFRIAKLSDDYLNVEKEMSLIPAHMEGGAIVHYKGLYYAIGSALTGWSPNPNKYATALSLSGPWSDFKDIAPPETNTYGAQSTMLIKIVGTKQTTVIFMGDIWKPKTQWDSRYLWMPLEIGEDKLWLPKPQPWTLDVKTGEAQVIPNGK; the protein is encoded by the coding sequence TTGGCTCAATCAAAAAATGATACTATAAAACCAACCGAAGTATGGCCCGATAAGCAAGGTAATCACATACAGGCGCATGGGGGCGGTATAATAAAAGTTGGAAGTAATTATTATTGGTATGGCGAGGAGCGTAAAAAAGGTTTAGATACTAACTATCGATATGTTAGTTGTTATACTTCAAAGGATTTGGTTAACTGGACATTTAAAAATGATGTTCAAATAGCAAAGCCGGATTCAGTATTAGTACATTGGGTGATTGAGCGGCCTAAGGTATATTACAATAAGCAAACAAAAAAGTATGTAATGTACATGCATGTTGATGGCGGCGTGAAAGATCCTGTAACCGGAAAAATTGCCGGTGGTTATGCGTATGCCAGGGTTGGCGTAGCAACCAGTAATAAACCAACAGGGCCCTTTAAGCTTATCAAAACTTTTCGTCCCCTCGGGCACGAGAGTCGTGACATTGGGCAATTTATTGATGACGACGGCACGGCTTATCTCGTTTTTGAAGATCGCCCGTTTGGATTTCGAATCGCAAAATTATCTGATGACTATTTAAATGTAGAAAAAGAAATGAGCCTTATACCCGCTCATATGGAAGGCGGCGCAATTGTTCATTATAAAGGTCTTTATTATGCTATCGGTTCGGCGTTGACGGGCTGGTCGCCCAATCCCAATAAATATGCTACAGCACTTTCCTTATCGGGTCCCTGGAGTGATTTTAAGGATATTGCACCGCCTGAAACGAATACCTATGGTGCACAATCAACCATGCTGATAAAAATTGTGGGAACCAAGCAAACCACAGTGATTTTTATGGGTGACATATGGAAACCAAAAACACAGTGGGATTCCCGTTATCTTTGGATGCCTTTAGAGATAGGGGAGGACAAATTGTGGCTGCCTAAACCACAACCGTGGACCCTGGATGTTAAAACAGGCGAAGCACAAGTAATCCCAAATGGCAAATAA